From Streptomyces durmitorensis, a single genomic window includes:
- a CDS encoding MFS transporter → MTHATCDTTPPAETALTKTRWTPVAVMALAMLMVTLELSLSSVTLPAIGTDLGVGTSATQWVLLAYALPTAALAIPAGRWTDRVDLRAVFLFSVPAIGLTSILAALAPNLPVLLAARVLQGVAGAVAVAVYLPVVAAVVRPEQRGRAMGYIATIMPIGSMGGSSLGGFVADAYGWRPVMLMKVPVLIVVIWLGARFIPSTGGGLTRPDRSLVGDGLVLGGSVTALLVAFDRIEAEQPVVAAVFSVAAAALAVWWTRLRSARPVTGLLRRRAIGLPVLSLLLTGTFVGLSYFLLPFYVADVLHGSASTTGLAMVFFIGAVALCSPVSGRLADRLPGRLLGSAGLILVIGGLLSMLTLGSGAGLFDIAWRLALIGVGQALFGTPVNASLLSAAPPDLVGTIGGIGNTFRTLGFTVGPAIAALAYGVGGGGTSGFRTGAVALALLQVAGLVALLGSGGVRKVGQG, encoded by the coding sequence ATGACGCACGCGACCTGTGACACCACGCCCCCCGCCGAGACCGCCCTCACGAAGACCCGCTGGACGCCGGTCGCCGTCATGGCCCTCGCCATGCTGATGGTCACCCTGGAGCTGAGCCTCTCCTCCGTGACGCTGCCCGCGATCGGCACCGACCTCGGCGTCGGGACCTCGGCGACCCAGTGGGTGCTCCTCGCCTACGCCCTGCCCACCGCCGCTCTCGCGATCCCCGCGGGGCGGTGGACGGACCGGGTCGACCTCCGTGCCGTGTTCCTCTTCTCCGTCCCTGCGATCGGGCTCACCAGCATCCTCGCGGCCCTCGCGCCCAACCTCCCCGTGCTCCTCGCCGCCCGCGTCCTGCAAGGCGTCGCGGGAGCCGTGGCCGTCGCGGTCTACCTGCCGGTGGTCGCCGCGGTCGTACGGCCCGAGCAGCGGGGCCGCGCGATGGGCTACATCGCCACGATCATGCCGATCGGCTCGATGGGCGGCTCGTCCCTCGGCGGGTTCGTCGCGGACGCGTACGGCTGGCGGCCCGTGATGCTGATGAAGGTGCCGGTGCTGATCGTGGTGATCTGGCTCGGGGCGCGCTTCATCCCGTCCACGGGCGGCGGGCTCACCCGGCCCGACCGGTCCCTGGTGGGCGACGGCCTCGTCCTGGGCGGCTCGGTGACCGCGCTCCTGGTGGCCTTCGACCGGATCGAGGCGGAACAGCCCGTCGTCGCCGCGGTGTTCTCGGTGGCCGCCGCCGCGCTCGCGGTGTGGTGGACACGGCTGCGCTCGGCGCGCCCGGTGACCGGGCTCCTGCGGCGCAGGGCCATCGGCCTTCCCGTCCTCTCCCTCCTGTTGACCGGCACGTTCGTGGGGCTCTCCTACTTCCTGCTGCCGTTCTACGTCGCCGACGTCCTGCACGGGAGCGCCTCGACGACCGGCCTCGCGATGGTCTTCTTCATCGGCGCCGTGGCCCTCTGCTCGCCGGTCAGCGGCCGGCTCGCCGACCGGCTGCCCGGCAGGCTCCTGGGGTCGGCGGGACTGATCCTGGTGATCGGCGGCCTGCTGAGCATGCTGACCCTCGGTTCGGGCGCCGGGCTCTTCGACATCGCTTGGCGGCTCGCCCTGATCGGCGTGGGGCAGGCGCTGTTCGGCACGCCGGTCAACGCCTCGCTCCTGTCCGCCGCACCGCCCGACCTGGTGGGCACCATCGGCGGCATCGGCAACACCTTCCGCACCCTCGGCTTCACGGTCGGCCCCGCGATCGCGGCGCTCGCGTATGGCGTGGGCGGCGGGGGAACGAGCGGCTTCCGCACCGGGGCCGTCGCACTGGCCCTGTTGCAGGTCGCCGGTCTGGTGGCGCTGTTGGGCTCGGGCGGGGTTCGAAAGGTCGGACAGGGTTAG
- the hmgA gene encoding homogentisate 1,2-dioxygenase, giving the protein MSREHTSDASRADASGARKTAEALTYLSGFGNEHSSEAVPGALPHGRNSPQRAPLGLYAEQLSGTAFTEPRAHNRRSWLYRIRPSAAHPAFTRVDNGALRTAPFTQVPDPNRLRWNPLPEPAPGTDFLAGLWTLGGNGDATQRTGMAVHLYHANSSMTDRVFSDADGELLVVPERGGLLLRTEFGLLRAEPGEVALIPRGVRFRVELLDESARGYVCENYGAAFQLPDLGPIGANGLANARDFRAPVAAYEDEDRPVEVVNKFCGNLWRATYDHSPLDVVAWHGNHVPYVYDLRRFNVLGTISYDHPDPSIFTVLTSPSDTPGLAGVDFVVFAPRWLVGEDTFRPPYFHRNVMSEYMGLIEGAYDAKAEGFVPGGGSLHNMMSAHGPDRDTFDKASAAELKPQKIDDGLAFMFETRWPVTATEQAAQASHLQRGYDDVWEGLERHFRD; this is encoded by the coding sequence ATGAGCCGGGAACACACCAGCGACGCGAGCCGTGCGGACGCCAGCGGCGCGCGCAAGACGGCGGAGGCACTGACGTACCTCTCCGGCTTCGGCAACGAACACAGCTCCGAAGCGGTGCCCGGCGCCCTGCCGCACGGCCGCAACTCACCCCAGCGCGCACCACTCGGGCTGTACGCGGAGCAGCTGAGCGGCACCGCCTTCACCGAGCCCCGCGCGCACAACCGCCGCTCGTGGCTCTACCGCATCCGCCCCTCCGCCGCGCACCCCGCGTTCACGCGGGTGGACAACGGCGCCCTCAGGACGGCTCCGTTCACGCAGGTCCCCGACCCCAACCGGCTGCGCTGGAACCCCCTCCCCGAGCCCGCCCCCGGCACGGACTTCCTCGCGGGCCTGTGGACCCTGGGCGGCAATGGCGACGCCACCCAGCGCACCGGCATGGCCGTGCACCTTTACCACGCCAACTCCTCCATGACGGACCGGGTGTTCAGCGACGCGGACGGCGAACTCCTCGTCGTCCCCGAGCGGGGCGGCCTGCTGCTGCGCACGGAGTTCGGGCTGCTGCGCGCCGAGCCGGGCGAGGTGGCGCTGATCCCGCGCGGGGTGCGCTTCCGTGTGGAGCTGCTCGACGAGAGCGCCCGCGGGTACGTGTGCGAGAACTACGGCGCGGCCTTCCAGCTCCCCGACCTCGGGCCGATCGGCGCGAACGGCCTTGCCAACGCACGGGACTTCAGGGCTCCGGTCGCCGCGTACGAGGACGAGGACCGCCCCGTAGAGGTGGTGAACAAGTTCTGCGGGAACCTGTGGCGGGCGACGTACGACCACTCGCCGCTCGATGTCGTCGCCTGGCACGGCAACCACGTCCCGTACGTCTACGACCTGCGCCGCTTCAACGTCCTTGGCACCATCAGCTACGACCACCCCGACCCGTCGATCTTCACGGTTCTCACCTCGCCGTCCGACACCCCGGGCCTGGCGGGCGTGGACTTCGTGGTCTTCGCGCCGCGCTGGCTGGTCGGCGAGGACACCTTCCGGCCGCCGTACTTCCACCGGAACGTGATGAGCGAGTACATGGGCCTGATCGAGGGCGCGTACGACGCGAAGGCGGAGGGCTTCGTGCCCGGTGGCGGCTCGCTGCACAACATGATGTCGGCGCACGGCCCCGACCGGGACACCTTCGACAAGGCATCGGCCGCGGAGCTGAAGCCGCAGAAGATCGACGACGGGCTTGCCTTCATGTTCGAGACACGGTGGCCGGTGACGGCGACCGAACAAGCAGCTCAGGCCTCCCATCTGCAGCGCGGATACGACGATGTGTGGGAAGGTCTGGAACGCCATTTTCGAGACTGA
- a CDS encoding type ISP restriction/modification enzyme: MPGVTHDEAALLADLMPWSVAPLRPGRGWPMGPDAASLRARWAAFLRADTAEREQLLSPSRSRTLHTAVSQLPGHRGATLPLAAESGPCPDPVRVLHGPFDEQWLIPDHRLIDAARPELWRVAGEGQLFLVEQGYVTGSAGPAVLASAVLPDGRSPAGRPGRIRPLFRRPGGLEPNVTPGLLAHLSGALGQGVAAGDLLAWTLAVAGASPAGCRVPLTSDAAIWARGTELGRRVLALQARGDGARPKLPGGRRPYVRAPLPARPAELSYDVEEQALRVDEGRISPVPQEAWDFEVSGVRVLELWFERRMAAGEAGSLEAIRPAEWPQAWTSELLELITVLALLAELRPLQAELTTNLGVRITAEALRRAGVLPAPETARRPASVLDHHEEGPGGQFALL, translated from the coding sequence ATGCCGGGCGTGACGCACGACGAAGCGGCGCTGCTCGCCGACCTGATGCCGTGGTCCGTCGCACCGCTCCGGCCGGGCCGCGGGTGGCCGATGGGACCGGACGCCGCATCCCTCAGAGCCCGTTGGGCCGCGTTCCTGCGGGCGGACACCGCGGAGCGCGAGCAGCTCCTCTCCCCCTCGCGCTCGCGCACCCTGCACACCGCGGTCTCCCAACTCCCCGGCCACCGGGGCGCGACGCTCCCGCTGGCCGCCGAGTCGGGCCCCTGCCCCGATCCGGTGCGCGTCCTGCACGGCCCCTTCGACGAGCAGTGGCTGATCCCGGACCACCGGCTCATCGACGCCGCCCGCCCGGAGCTGTGGCGGGTCGCGGGCGAGGGGCAGCTGTTCCTCGTCGAGCAGGGGTACGTCACCGGCTCCGCCGGACCCGCGGTTCTTGCCTCCGCCGTGCTGCCGGACGGCCGCTCCCCCGCCGGGCGGCCCGGACGCATCCGTCCGCTGTTCCGCCGCCCCGGCGGGCTCGAACCCAATGTGACGCCGGGGCTGCTCGCCCATCTCTCCGGCGCGCTCGGCCAGGGCGTCGCCGCCGGGGATCTGCTGGCCTGGACGCTGGCCGTGGCGGGTGCGTCGCCGGCCGGGTGCCGGGTGCCGCTGACGTCCGACGCCGCGATCTGGGCGCGGGGCACGGAGCTCGGGCGCCGGGTGCTCGCGCTCCAGGCACGCGGTGACGGGGCGCGGCCGAAGCTTCCGGGCGGACGGCGGCCCTACGTACGGGCTCCGCTGCCCGCCCGCCCCGCGGAGCTCTCGTACGACGTCGAAGAGCAAGCGCTCCGCGTGGACGAGGGGCGCATCTCGCCCGTACCGCAGGAGGCGTGGGACTTCGAGGTGAGCGGGGTGCGCGTCCTTGAGCTGTGGTTCGAGCGGCGCATGGCCGCCGGTGAGGCGGGCTCTCTGGAGGCGATCCGTCCCGCGGAGTGGCCGCAGGCGTGGACGTCCGAGCTGCTCGAACTCATCACGGTGCTGGCGCTTCTCGCGGAACTCCGGCCACTGCAGGCCGAGTTGACCACGAACCTCGGCGTCCGCATCACGGCGGAAGCGCTGCGTCGTGCGGGCGTGCTTCCCGCGCCCGAGACCGCGCGGCGCCCCGCGTCGGTACTTGACCACCACGAGGAGGGGCCCGGCGGCCAGTTCGCCCTGCTATGA
- a CDS encoding TetR/AcrR family transcriptional regulator codes for MSHRDQQKPPPPPKTLRRVPVQERSAERLTRILDACADLLDEVGYEGLSTRAVAQRAGVPIGSVYRFFGNKRAMADALAHRNLDAYGERVAARMTGVERGDWRGAVDAAFDEYLAMKRSVPGFGLVDFGIPSAPDAMPDANSDVAERVAGLLAAHLDRPLDKKLRRTVLVGVEAVDAVLQLAFRAHPSGDPDLIDETRTLLHSYFAGSLD; via the coding sequence ATGTCCCACCGTGATCAGCAGAAGCCTCCGCCACCCCCGAAAACCCTGCGCCGCGTGCCCGTGCAGGAGCGCAGTGCCGAGCGTCTGACCCGGATCCTCGACGCCTGCGCCGACCTCCTGGACGAGGTCGGCTACGAAGGCCTGAGCACCCGCGCCGTGGCCCAGCGCGCGGGCGTCCCGATCGGCTCGGTCTACCGCTTCTTCGGCAACAAGCGGGCCATGGCCGACGCGCTGGCCCACCGCAATCTCGACGCCTACGGAGAGCGCGTGGCGGCGCGCATGACCGGGGTGGAGCGCGGCGACTGGCGCGGCGCCGTCGACGCGGCCTTCGACGAGTACCTCGCCATGAAGCGCAGCGTCCCCGGCTTCGGCCTGGTCGACTTCGGCATCCCCTCGGCCCCCGACGCGATGCCCGACGCCAACTCGGACGTCGCCGAGCGGGTGGCGGGACTGCTCGCCGCCCACCTCGACCGTCCGCTGGACAAGAAGCTGCGCCGCACGGTGCTCGTCGGTGTCGAAGCGGTGGACGCGGTCCTCCAACTCGCCTTCCGCGCGCATCCGTCGGGCGATCCCGACCTGATCGACGAGACGCGGACCCTGCTGCACTCGTATTTCGCGGGGTCGCTGGACTGA
- a CDS encoding CitMHS family transporter, whose product MLTILGFVMIATFLVLIMMKKMSPIAALVLIPALFCVFVGKGAHLGDYVLEGVGNLAPTAAMLMFAIVYFGVMIDVGLFDPIVRGILRFCKADPVRIVVGTALLAAIVSLDGDGSTTFMITVSAMYPLYKRLKMSLVVMTGVAATANGVMNTLPWGGPTARAATALKVDAADIFVPMIPALAMGLVAVFLLSYALGLRERKRLGTLSLDEVLEKETATETVLVGAGGGAGDGRMSLTKKTTGGAGSGTDASEVSEASDDADDDDGFQGLDPNRSTLRPKLYWFNAGLTVVLLTAMIMEWLPIPVLFLLGAALALTVNFPHMPDQKARIAAHAENVLNVTGMVFAAAVFTGVLQGTGMVDSMATWLVDAIPEGMGPQMGLVTGLLSLPLTYFMSNDGFYFGVLPVLAEAGQAHGVSTLEIARASIAGQALHMSSPLVPAVYVLVGMAKVEFGDHTKFTVKWAVLTSLVVLGSGILFGII is encoded by the coding sequence ATGCTGACAATCCTCGGATTCGTCATGATCGCCACCTTCCTGGTGCTGATCATGATGAAGAAGATGTCGCCGATCGCGGCACTGGTGCTGATCCCCGCGCTCTTCTGCGTGTTCGTAGGAAAGGGAGCCCATCTCGGGGACTACGTCCTCGAAGGCGTCGGGAATCTGGCGCCCACGGCGGCCATGCTCATGTTCGCCATCGTGTACTTCGGCGTCATGATCGACGTCGGCCTCTTCGACCCGATCGTCCGGGGCATCCTGCGCTTCTGCAAGGCGGACCCGGTGCGCATCGTGGTGGGCACCGCGCTGCTCGCCGCCATCGTCTCGCTCGACGGCGACGGCTCGACGACCTTCATGATCACGGTCTCGGCGATGTATCCGCTCTACAAACGCCTCAAGATGAGCCTCGTCGTCATGACGGGCGTCGCGGCCACCGCCAACGGCGTCATGAACACCCTGCCCTGGGGTGGACCGACGGCCCGCGCCGCGACCGCGCTCAAGGTCGACGCGGCCGACATCTTCGTCCCCATGATCCCGGCGCTCGCCATGGGCCTCGTGGCCGTCTTCCTGCTCTCGTACGCACTGGGCCTGCGGGAGCGCAAGCGGCTCGGCACGCTCTCCCTCGACGAGGTCCTGGAGAAGGAGACGGCGACCGAGACGGTTCTGGTGGGTGCGGGTGGCGGCGCCGGCGACGGGCGTATGTCGCTCACGAAGAAGACCACCGGGGGAGCGGGATCCGGAACGGACGCTTCCGAGGTCTCCGAAGCCTCCGACGACGCCGATGACGACGACGGCTTCCAGGGGCTCGACCCCAACCGCTCCACCCTGCGCCCCAAGCTGTACTGGTTCAACGCCGGTCTCACCGTGGTCCTGCTCACCGCCATGATCATGGAGTGGCTGCCGATCCCGGTCCTCTTCCTGCTCGGCGCCGCGCTCGCCCTGACGGTCAACTTCCCGCACATGCCCGACCAGAAGGCCCGCATCGCCGCCCACGCGGAGAACGTCCTCAACGTCACCGGCATGGTCTTCGCGGCCGCCGTCTTCACCGGTGTCCTCCAGGGCACCGGCATGGTCGACAGCATGGCCACCTGGCTCGTCGACGCGATCCCCGAGGGCATGGGCCCGCAGATGGGCCTGGTGACCGGCCTCCTGTCGCTGCCGCTCACGTACTTCATGTCGAACGACGGCTTCTACTTCGGCGTCCTTCCGGTCCTCGCCGAGGCGGGCCAGGCGCACGGCGTCAGCACCCTGGAGATCGCCCGCGCCTCGATCGCGGGCCAGGCCCTGCACATGTCGAGCCCGCTGGTGCCCGCCGTGTACGTCCTCGTCGGCATGGCCAAGGTCGAGTTCGGCGACCACACCAAGTTCACCGTCAAATGGGCCGTCCTCACCTCGCTCGTGGTGCTCGGCTCCGGAATCCTCTTCGGCATCATCTGA
- a CDS encoding molybdopterin-dependent oxidoreductase yields the protein MLSTARTALRICPLCEATCGLTLTIEGPSDGADARVTGARGDRDDVFSHGFICPKGASFGEADSDPDRLKGPLVRKDGVLQEASWDEAFDAVAAGLRPLIEQYGPQAVGVVLGNPNVHTMAGGLYPPVLLSSIGTRNVFTASTVDQMPKHVSSGLLFGDPFAIPVPDLDRTDHLLLLGANPLDSNGSLCTAPDFPGKLKALRARGGTLTVVDPRRTRTAKLADRHLAIRPGADALLLAAMVQVLFEEKLTDLGALEEQVEGVDAVREAVRHFTPDAVTAACDVPADTIRALARELAAAPTAAVYARVGASTVAYGTLTNWLVDVLNVLTGNLDRPGGALFPLSATDRAPRPAGPGKGFALGRWHSRVSGHPEAKGELPIAALAEEIDTPGDGAIRAVVAIAANPVLSAPDGDRLDKALASLDFMVSVDPYLNETSCHAHVVLPPPPPSQSAHFDFAFNGFAVHNQVRHTPAALPLNDGRIPETEILARLVLAAGGMHGGDPAAVDAMVVDKALGKAVADPHSAVHGRDPKELAALLTGESGPERRLDLMLRLGPYGDGFGVREDGLTLERLLAHPHGIDLGPLESRLPQVLRTRSGRVELLPGPIADDLPRLTAALRATPDELVLVGRRHLRSNNSWMHNVRTLTGGTNRCTLHVHPEDAARIGIENGGHARVAAAGGQLTVPVEVTDAVRPGVVSLPHGWGHDRPGTRLAVAAENPGANVNQLLDGTLLDPLSGTSVLNGFPVTLTPLVPAAAQTAPAASR from the coding sequence ATGCTCAGCACCGCCCGCACCGCCCTGCGTATCTGCCCCCTCTGCGAAGCCACCTGCGGGCTCACGCTCACCATCGAAGGGCCCTCTGACGGCGCCGACGCGCGCGTGACCGGTGCGCGCGGGGACCGGGACGATGTGTTCAGCCACGGCTTCATCTGCCCCAAGGGCGCCTCCTTCGGAGAGGCCGACTCCGACCCCGACCGCCTGAAGGGCCCGCTCGTCCGCAAGGACGGCGTACTCCAAGAGGCAAGCTGGGACGAGGCGTTCGACGCCGTCGCCGCCGGGCTGCGCCCCTTGATCGAGCAGTACGGGCCGCAGGCGGTCGGCGTGGTGCTCGGCAACCCGAACGTGCACACCATGGCGGGCGGCCTCTACCCGCCCGTGCTCCTGAGCTCCATCGGCACCCGCAACGTCTTCACCGCGAGCACCGTCGACCAGATGCCCAAGCACGTCTCCAGCGGGCTCCTCTTCGGCGACCCGTTCGCCATCCCCGTGCCCGACCTGGACCGCACCGACCATCTCCTGCTGCTCGGCGCCAACCCCCTGGACTCGAACGGCAGCCTCTGCACCGCCCCGGACTTCCCCGGCAAGCTGAAGGCGCTGCGCGCGCGGGGCGGCACCCTCACCGTCGTCGACCCGCGCCGCACCCGCACCGCGAAGCTCGCCGACCGGCACCTCGCGATCCGGCCCGGCGCGGACGCCCTGCTGCTCGCGGCGATGGTCCAGGTCCTCTTCGAGGAGAAACTCACCGACCTCGGCGCGCTTGAGGAGCAGGTGGAAGGGGTCGACGCCGTGCGCGAGGCCGTACGCCACTTCACCCCCGACGCCGTCACCGCCGCGTGCGACGTGCCCGCCGACACCATCCGCGCCCTCGCCCGCGAGCTGGCCGCGGCGCCCACCGCCGCCGTCTACGCCCGCGTGGGCGCGAGCACCGTCGCCTACGGCACCCTCACCAACTGGCTCGTCGACGTCCTGAACGTCCTGACCGGCAACCTCGACCGGCCCGGCGGCGCCCTGTTCCCGCTCTCCGCCACCGACCGCGCGCCCCGCCCGGCGGGCCCCGGCAAGGGATTCGCGCTCGGCCGCTGGCACAGCCGCGTGAGCGGGCACCCGGAGGCCAAGGGCGAACTGCCGATCGCCGCGCTCGCCGAGGAGATCGACACTCCCGGCGACGGTGCGATCCGCGCGGTCGTGGCCATCGCGGCCAACCCCGTCCTCTCGGCGCCCGACGGCGACCGCCTCGACAAGGCGCTGGCCTCGCTCGACTTCATGGTGAGCGTCGACCCGTACCTGAACGAGACCTCGTGCCACGCCCACGTGGTCCTGCCGCCGCCCCCGCCCTCCCAGAGCGCCCACTTCGACTTCGCCTTCAACGGATTCGCCGTGCACAACCAGGTCCGCCACACCCCCGCCGCGCTGCCCCTTAACGACGGCAGGATCCCCGAGACGGAGATCCTCGCCCGGCTCGTCCTGGCCGCCGGCGGAATGCACGGCGGCGACCCGGCCGCCGTCGACGCGATGGTCGTCGACAAGGCCCTCGGCAAGGCTGTTGCCGACCCGCACTCCGCCGTCCACGGCCGTGACCCCAAGGAACTCGCCGCCCTCCTCACCGGCGAGAGCGGCCCCGAGCGGCGGCTCGACCTCATGCTGCGGCTCGGCCCCTACGGCGACGGATTCGGCGTACGCGAGGACGGCCTGACCCTGGAGCGGCTCCTCGCCCACCCGCACGGCATCGACCTCGGCCCGCTGGAATCCCGCCTCCCGCAGGTCCTCAGGACGCGCAGCGGACGGGTGGAACTCCTCCCGGGACCCATCGCGGACGACCTGCCCCGCCTCACGGCCGCGCTGCGAGCCACCCCGGACGAGCTCGTCCTCGTAGGGCGCCGCCATCTGCGCTCCAACAACAGCTGGATGCACAACGTCCGCACCCTCACCGGCGGCACCAACCGCTGCACCCTGCACGTCCACCCCGAGGACGCGGCCCGCATCGGCATCGAGAACGGCGGCCACGCGCGCGTGGCCGCCGCGGGCGGGCAGCTCACCGTCCCCGTGGAGGTGACCGACGCCGTGCGCCCCGGAGTGGTCAGCCTCCCGCACGGCTGGGGTCATGACCGCCCCGGCACGCGCCTCGCCGTCGCGGCCGAGAACCCCGGGGCCAATGTGAACCAGCTCCTGGACGGGACCCTCCTGGACCCGCTCTCCGGGACGTCCGTGCTCAACGGCTTCCCGGTGACCCTCACACCCCTTGTTCCGGCGGCAGCTCAGACAGCACCGGCAGCAAGTCGTTGA
- a CDS encoding GntR family transcriptional regulator has protein sequence MTAFAPDSIVLNRKLPLWYQVSQSLRASILGRVPDAPLRLPTEEQLAGHYGVSVLTMRQALKELEDEGLITRHRRRGTFIEPSAQRGSPVRLLGSVDAIVAQQSGMSTQLLAHGTAPVSGELAEHFPDLTEVATYHRLRSDEKTGEPTNHAHNFIRPELAERIDLDDLARWPMTKVLRDVVGVRISRITDTVEATLADPETARLLEVPLLSPILHYTGITYDAEGRALDVARIHYRGDRFSFTVTLDAT, from the coding sequence GTGACCGCTTTTGCCCCGGACTCGATCGTCCTGAATCGCAAGCTGCCGCTCTGGTATCAGGTGTCGCAGTCCCTGCGCGCCTCGATACTCGGCCGCGTGCCCGACGCCCCGCTCCGGCTGCCCACCGAGGAGCAGCTGGCGGGGCACTACGGCGTGAGCGTCCTGACCATGCGCCAGGCGCTCAAGGAGCTCGAGGACGAGGGTCTGATCACCCGGCACCGGCGGCGCGGCACGTTCATCGAGCCCAGCGCCCAGCGCGGCTCCCCGGTCCGGCTGCTCGGCTCGGTCGACGCGATCGTGGCCCAGCAGTCGGGCATGAGCACCCAGCTGCTCGCGCACGGCACGGCTCCGGTCTCCGGCGAACTCGCCGAGCACTTCCCGGATCTGACCGAGGTGGCGACCTACCACCGGCTGCGCAGCGACGAGAAGACGGGCGAACCGACCAATCACGCCCACAACTTCATCCGCCCCGAGCTCGCCGAGCGCATCGACCTGGACGATCTGGCGCGCTGGCCCATGACGAAGGTCCTGCGCGACGTCGTGGGCGTCCGCATCAGCCGCATCACCGACACCGTCGAGGCCACGCTCGCCGACCCGGAGACGGCCCGCCTGCTCGAAGTGCCGCTGCTCAGCCCGATCCTGCACTACACGGGCATCACGTACGACGCGGAGGGGCGCGCCCTGGACGTGGCGCGCATCCACTACCGCGGCGACCGCTTCTCCTTCACGGTCACCCTCGACGCGACGTAA
- a CDS encoding MFS transporter codes for MPSTPGRAWLLRLVIAFSFAQGAVSMARPAVSYRALSLGADERAIGVIAGVYALLPLFAAVPLGRRTDHGRCAPLLPVGVVLIAGGCALSGTAGSLGALAAWSGVMGLGHLCFVIGAQSIVARQSAPDEQDRNFGHFTIGASLGQLIGPIAAGSLIGGDMGRTSSLALLVSGAVAAVSLTSLWRIEHVRPAGASSERGDKVPVLGILRTRGVPAGIFISLAVLSATDILTAYLPVVGEHRGIAPATVGILLSLRAAATIACRLVMTPLINLLGRTVLIVVTCLLAAVLCAGVALPVPVWGLGVMLVLLGFCLGVGQPLSMTTVVQAAPEGARSTALALRLTGNRLGQVAAPAGAGLIAGAAGVAAPFVMLGGLLLVAAGLGLRRSPAGPQPPDGLGKARPATEDERGGAGDGRCTDPGSRATTGRA; via the coding sequence ATGCCATCGACACCGGGCCGCGCCTGGTTGCTGCGCCTCGTCATCGCCTTCAGCTTCGCGCAGGGGGCGGTGTCGATGGCGCGTCCGGCCGTCTCCTACCGGGCCCTCTCGCTGGGCGCCGACGAGCGGGCGATCGGTGTCATCGCCGGTGTGTACGCCCTGCTCCCGCTCTTCGCCGCCGTGCCGCTCGGGCGCAGGACCGACCACGGGCGGTGCGCGCCGCTCCTCCCGGTCGGTGTCGTCCTGATCGCGGGCGGGTGCGCGCTCAGCGGCACGGCCGGCTCGCTCGGCGCGCTCGCCGCCTGGAGCGGCGTGATGGGCCTCGGCCACCTCTGCTTCGTGATCGGCGCCCAGTCGATCGTCGCGCGGCAGTCCGCCCCCGACGAACAGGACCGCAACTTCGGCCACTTCACGATCGGCGCCTCGCTCGGGCAGCTGATCGGTCCCATCGCCGCGGGCTCCCTGATCGGCGGGGACATGGGGCGCACGAGTTCCCTCGCCCTGCTCGTCTCGGGAGCGGTCGCCGCGGTCTCGCTCACCTCGCTGTGGCGCATCGAGCACGTGCGTCCCGCCGGAGCCTCGTCCGAGCGGGGCGACAAGGTGCCGGTGCTCGGCATCCTGCGTACCCGTGGCGTGCCCGCGGGGATCTTCATCAGCCTCGCGGTGCTCTCCGCCACGGACATCCTCACGGCCTACCTGCCGGTGGTCGGTGAGCACCGGGGCATCGCGCCCGCGACGGTCGGGATACTGCTCTCGCTGCGGGCCGCCGCGACGATCGCCTGCCGCCTGGTGATGACACCGCTGATCAACCTGCTCGGCCGTACGGTCCTGATCGTGGTCACGTGTCTGCTGGCCGCCGTGCTGTGCGCGGGGGTGGCGCTGCCCGTGCCGGTGTGGGGGCTCGGGGTGATGCTGGTGCTGCTCGGGTTCTGTCTGGGGGTCGGGCAGCCGCTGTCGATGACGACGGTGGTGCAGGCGGCTCCGGAGGGGGCGCGTTCTACCGCGCTTGCGCTGCGGTTGACCGGGAATCGGCTGGGGCAGGTCGCCGCGCCTGCCGGGGCGGGGCTCATCGCCGGGGCGGCGGGGGTCGCGGCTCCCTTCGTGATGCTGGGTGGGCTGTTGCTGGTGGCGGCCGGGCTGGGGCTCAGGCGGAGCCCTGCGGGGCCTCAACCGCCGGACGGGCTGGGAAAAGCCCGTCCGGCGACTGAGGACGAACGCGGCGGAGCCGGTGATGGACGGTGTACCGACCCCGGGTCGCGGGCTACTACGGGACGAGCTTGA